In Theileria equi strain WA chromosome 4 map unlocalized gcontig_1105316255033, whole genome shotgun sequence, the following are encoded in one genomic region:
- a CDS encoding BT1 folate/biopterin transporter family protein (encoded by transcript BEWA_014020A): protein MLIFICGLIRLPLNIKMLFAFMSDSLPIFGSRRRSYLTIGSLTVLFAMLMLGIPNEQGIVATTSYLTLSYLGMTMCNVVGEALVIESGRHQSNDQVTRSMSAFCAFRKLTFAAILYLGAVLMMVVPTRKVFLIASVLPIIVFITTPFIQEREVVVFPSVQNQWSRLVTFASMPEIRKPAFFLFITMLAPSAWTAMFYFMTEKLHFEPELFGRLAAVQALAGLIGIYCYAKFFREVNVRKLFISAAILVSFFCLLSIVLVKRWNLAMGIPDSAFAITDNSMLEFVSEIYSIPIFVTSIRLCPQGIESSMYSLLWSIQFVGSNVSTYISALATHLFGVDKGNFDGLVPLIILCSVLHLIPIMFVWMIPEGVPGNTVGDQSELDSCLTHGKLNI from the coding sequence ATGTTAATATTCATTTGCGGTCTTATAAGGTTGcctttaaatataaagatgCTATTTGCGTTCATGAGCGATTCACTGCCGATATTTGGAAGCAGAAGGAGAAGCTATCTAACAATTGGATCTCTCACTGTTTTATTTGCCATGTTGATGTTGGGTATTCCGAATGAACAAGGGATCGTTGCAACAACATCCTATTTGACGCTGTCTTATCTGGGAATGACAATGTGTAATGTAGTTGGAGAGGCGCTCGTTATAGAATCTGGGCGACATCAGTCGAACGACCAGGTCACGCGGTCCATGTCTGCTTTTTGTGCCTTTAGGAAATTGACATTTGCCGCAATACTCTATTTGGGTGCTGTCCTTATGATGGTAGTTCCAACGAGAAAGGTGTTTTTGATAGCATCAGTGTTGCCAATTATTGTCTTCATAACGACGCCCTTTATTCAAGAACGTGAGGTTGTTGTATTCCCAAGCGTTCAAAACCAATGGTCACGTCTGGTAACATTTGCATCTATGCCAGAGATTAGGAAACCTGCATTCTTTCTATTTATAACTATGCTTGCTCCATCTGCTTGGACCGCAATGTTTTATTTTATGACGgaaaaactacattttgAGCCGGAACTTTTTGGAAGGTTGGCAGCCGTCCAGGCTCTGGCTGGTCTGATTGGTATATATTGTTATGCAAAGTTTTTCAGGGAGGTTAACGTACGAAAACTTTTTATTAGTGCAGCAATTCTGGTATCATTTTTCTGCCTACTAAGTATCGTATTGGTTAAAAGGTGGAATCTTGCTATGGGAATTCCAGATAGTGCGTTTGCCATAACAGATAACTCCATGTTGGAGTTTGTTAGCGAGATTTATTCAATTCCGATATTTGTCACATCCATACGTCTGTGCCCACAGGGAATTGAATCAAGCATGTATTCACTATTGTGGAGTATACAATTTGTTGGATCTAATGTTAGTACATACATTTCAGCCTTGGCAACGCATCTTTTCGGAGTGGACAAGGGAAATTTTGATGGACTTGTCCCACTCATCATATTATGTTCAGTTTTGCATTTGATCCCAATCATGTTTGTCTGGATGATTCCTGAAGGAGTACCAGGCAATACTGTTGGTGATCAATCCGAACTTGATTCATGTCTTACTCATGGTAAGTTGAATATTTAA
- a CDS encoding hypothetical protein (encoded by transcript BEWA_014030A), with protein sequence MDVEYYKRDDDASVNSWEKVNGNYGPGYTPSDLQNILQRAKRGVDACPKVTIKIEQKTGEDGKESSYKDGNTSIKVTRSEFGSSYYKYIHKINDTPYFTLKDVTYKDGPISVKPKFSETCKVTSVSIYYWKYSGSGQPLLIKIAKEDGRGKANEIWHRKFDSPKSFDWITVSASDDVQLNVLDTLNCELNDVVEISVDVKPAPGNNEATYCHVEHDTKITVRINPDVKFFGFAAHEHYMKSSSSSYKKFHVSGFKEGNTSLDGIDQLPFLNVEYVIVFSSTCDNTSNERALLIYVSYDDQQKGEWFNRKILETVGKDWEEAVELQDKNPHNHYEPNNIEEKLWNLANALGIVCRNIPKYGPETGKLDNVLGGSSGTNSLPGLGGYADSHGSATSPKLEPGQTSEEEDTGGHGGDTDHLSSVTEHGPVPTVQSTSHGEITPDQPAKVISNPTDNVKTTVIVASTLVALALFASVIYISYKYVNEWGFRI encoded by the coding sequence ATGGATGTAGAGTATTATAAAAGAGACGATGATGCGAGTGTAAATAGTTGGGAAAAGGTTAATGGTAACTATGGTCCAGGTTATACTCCATCAGATCTGCAGAACATTCTGCAACGTGCAAAAAGGGGTGTAGATGCATGCCCAAAAGTTACCATTAAAATTGAGCAAAAAACAGGCGAAGATGGAAAGGAGAGTAGTTATAAAGATGGTAATACCTCCATCAAGGTTACGAGGAGTGAATTTGGAAGTAGctattataaatatatccataaaattAATGATACTCCATATTTTACTCTAAAGGATGTTACTTACAAAGATGGTCCAATTTCAGTCAAGCCAAAATTTTCTGAAACTTGCAAGGTTACCAGCGTTTCCAtctactactggaaatATTCGGGTAGTGGGCAACCACTCTTGATAAAGATTgccaaggaagatggaCGCGGAAAGGCCAATGAAATCTGGCACAGAAAGTTTGATTCACCTAAAAGTTTTGATTGGATTACTGTCTCTGCATCTGACGATGTCCAACTTAATGTACTCGACACTCTAAACTGTGAGTTGAATGATGTGGTAGAAATTTCTGTTGATGTGAAACCAGCGCCTGGAAATAACGAGGCTACATATTGCCATGTTGAACATGATACAAAAATAACCGTGAGAATTAATCCAGatgtaaaattttttggATTCGCTGCACATGAACATTATATGAAAAGCTCATCTAGTAGTTACAAAAAATTTCACGTTTCTGGTTTCAAGGAAGGAAATACATCCTTGGATGGAATAGATCAACTGCCGTTCCTAAATGTCGAATATGTGATAGTATTTTCATCTACATGTGACAATACATCGAATGAAAGGGCGCTTCTCATTTATGTTAGTTACGACGATCAACAAAAGGGTGAATGGTTTAACAGGAAAATACTGGAAACAGTTGGGAAGGATTGGGAAGAAGCAGTAGAGTTGCAGGATAAAAACCCACATAATCATTATGAACCTAATAATATTGAAGAGAAACTTTGGAATCTTGCAAATGCTCTTGGTATAGTTTGTAGAAACATTCCTAAATATGGACCTGAAACTGGAAAACTAGATAATGTACTTGGTGGATCAAGTGGAACAAATTCTCTGCCAGGATTAGGAGGATATGCGGATTCACATGGTTCTGCTACCTCACCTAAACTTGAGCCAGGTCAAACAtcagaggaagaagatactGGTGGACATGGCGGAGATACTGATCATTTATCTTCTGTAACAGAACATGGCCCCGTTCCTACTGTTCAATCAACTTCACACGGTGAAATAACTCCAGATCAACCAGCCAAGGTCATTTCTAATCCTACGGATAATGTCAAGACAACAGTTATAGTGGCTTCCACCCTTGTAGCTCTTGCACTGTTTGCGAGTGTAATCTACATTTCCTACAAATATGTTAATGAGTGGGGATTTAGAATTTAA
- a CDS encoding conserved hypothetical protein (encoded by transcript BEWA_014040A), producing the protein MGIMFEENDSLLLSNPKLLEAQPDSAFARICSFDESVLYSNGYFSSRNEVISCFISMINGVDLMSSLPVMYIYKNDFSLPPGLLNVYYAEYPTEGRISPEE; encoded by the coding sequence ATGGGTATCATGTTTGAAGAGAATGACAGTCTGCTGCTCTCCAACCCGAAGCTGTTGGAGGCGCAGCCAGACTCGGCGTTTGCGAGGATTTGTAGCTTTGACGAGTCTGTTCTCTACTCGAATGGCTACTTTTCCTCCAGAAACGAGGTCATTTCGTGCTTTATCTCCATGATCAACGGGGTGGACCTCATGAGCAGTCTTCCCGTCATGtacatttacaagaatGATTTTAGTCTTCCACCAGGTTTGTTGAATGTGTATTATGCGGAGTATCCGACTGAAGGGAGGATaagtcccgaagaatga
- a CDS encoding signal peptide containing protein (encoded by transcript BEWA_014050A), whose amino-acid sequence MSPVCSCLILLLLGEAVSVRISRSGADSPGEKALISSDQIKETFKPDQGAAKGLEDAVPEGMSLENLVQGERKCHVQDAFSTSLKRSIEDGPLHRLFSGSNKLNAGPEKSPGSVDAHSGLEAKTVLTLDSPLLSECRAMDKVCKVPTESKGLKCSSTEFANLANTYLKFSLCSTEAALNQLYLGGSARNGNELGKEKMLRGTENGKFTYSLLDKRIESFSKAAADEKTRVIYEKSANALKTLRTLFHDCEEALVSPQVQHVLFNRWKMLAKSLCSLANGSDALLSSTFVDPGTHTVRMVIDAEEFLNEATKTFIQAYKPFEALLNTLQKSLLAEIIKLAQDGYENKVSVLTSLMNAKHDSSVDKSAIESMIGLPTSGMQFGPNLINPSLSESLLEIDGDENGHADKVDGHNANAVSMGNSDENGVDEPKVAREKDEQVQSKEKLAPIKSHEAAPVSMQPNDQSGGNDKDEHEKNGKDENKGATEKHATISPIVAIKSVLVPLGIFKIKQNSLEAKLDEEAIANAVKSALLDIDSERMLGKLLVAPQAALYSIYSTIDQMLLSPETNDQIGEMKRGKMVELKGKIVDEVEKFSQTFEGLYDQVRRSVASALEMEEQVDEGFILVSSSSGAKVSDMDESCLEKGALAERRLLHLQIHQVC is encoded by the coding sequence ATGTCACCGGTTTGTTCTTGTTTAATTCTCCTTCTATTGGGTGAGGCCGTCTCCGTAAGGATATCGAGGAGCGGCGCGGACTCCCCTGGAGAAAAGGCTTTAATCTCCTCTGATCAGATCAAGGAAACTTTTAAACCTGACCAAGGCGCCGCCAAGGGCTTGGAAGATGCTGTACCGGAAGGAATGagtttggagaatctggtaCAAGGAGAGCGCAAGTGTCACGTACAAGATGCCTTTTCAACGTCTCTCAAGCGCTCGATCGAAGATGGACCCTTGCACAGGCTATTCTCTGGCTCCAACAAGTTGAATGCGGGGCCAGAAAAGTCGCCTGGTTCGGTGGATGCGCATTCAGGTTTAGAAGCAAAAACAGTTTTAACATTGGATAGTCCACTCCTAAGCGAGTGTAGAGCCATGGATAAAGTCTGCAAAGTACCAACGGAATCCAAAGGTTTAAAATGCAGTAGTACAGAGTTTGCAAATTTGGCAAATACCTATCTCAAGTTCTCGCTCTGCTCAACCGAAGCTGCCCTCAACCAGCTCTATCTTGGAGGATCAGCCAGAAATGGTAACGAGTTGGGAAAGGAAAAGATGTTGAGAGGAAcagagaatggaaagttTACCTACTCCCTCTTGGATAAGCGCATAGAGTCCTTTTCCAAGGCAGCTGCTGATGAGAAGACACGGGTAATTTATGAAAAGTCTGCAAATGCACTGAAAACACTCCGCACCCTCTTTCACGATTGTGAAGAGGCTCTAGTATCTCCACAGGTTCAGCACGTATTATTCAACAGGTGGAAGATGCTCGCAAAAAGTTTGTGTTCCCTTGCTAACGGATCTGATGCACTGCTGTCATCAACATTTGTGGATCCTGGAACCCACACTGTTCGCATGGTGATTGATGCCGAAGAGTTTCTAAATGAGGCAACCAAAACATTCATTCAAGCATACAAACCGTTTGAAGCGTTGCTAAATACTCTTCAAAAGTCGTTGCTTGCCGAAATTATAAAATTGGCACAAGATGGCTACGAGAATAAAGTTTCAGTTTTAACGTCGCTCATGAATGCGAAACATGACTCTAGCGTTGACAAGAGTGCAATCGAATCCATGATTGGCCTTCCAACGTCTGGAATGCAATTTGGTCCAAATTTGATTAACCCATCACTATCAGAGTCTCTCTTGGAGATTGACGGTGACGAAAATGGTCACGCCGACAAGGTGGATGGGCATAATGCGAACGCAGTGAGCATGGGCAATAGTGATGAGAATGGTGTAGATGAACCAAAGGTTGCCCGAGAGAAAGACGAGCAAGTCCAGTCCAAGGAGAAGCTAGCTCCCATCAAGAGTCACGAGGCTGCCCCAGTCAGCATGCAGCCTAATGATCAGTCGGGAGGAAATGACAAGGATGAGCACgaaaagaatggaaaagatgagAACAAAGGGGCTACAGAAAAACACGCCACAATTTCACCGATTGTGGCAATCAAAAGTGTGCTTGTTCCCTTGggaatctttaaaatcaaGCAAAATAGTCTCGAGGCAAAGCTTGACGAGGAGGCAATTGCCAATGCGGTAAAGAGCGCCCTCTTGGATATTGACAGCGAGAGAATGCTGGGCAAGTTGCTTGTGGCTCCCCAGGCTGCTCTATACTCAATTTATTCCACAATTGACCAAATGCTCCTCTCACCGGAAACAAATGATCAAATTGGGGAAATGAAGAGGGGCAAAATGGTTGAACTCAAGGGCAAGATTGTAGACGAGGTGGAAAAGTTTTCACAAACTTTTGAAGGCTTGTATGATCAGGTTAGAAGGAGTGTGGCTTCTGCACTGGAAATGGAGGAACAAGTGGATGAAGGATTCATTTTGGTCTCCAGCTCCAGCGGAGCCAAGGTGTCTGACATGGACGAATCCTGCCTCGAAAAGGGCGCACTGGCGGAAAGGAGGCTCTTGCACTTGCAAATTCACCAGGTTTGTTGA
- a CDS encoding conserved hypothetical protein (encoded by transcript BEWA_014060A): MSDPSQVADPGEEPGLNKQGTQTAEQLAEVVLITTSFGGIKQKFFSSKRAQHLLDCKGLVYYHIDANKDISKATDFKDIELLDSWKAQSILKFSKNGEVVHLPQVIIDGIPIGDEKVLQDLEDDGDLDYMIARLLCPSCLSDKTADLVQCDKCKVEYRNIVPPEYVGSIRKLCQGVACE, encoded by the exons ATGTCAGATCCCAGCCAAGTCGCTGATCCTGGAGAGGAACCTGGATTGAATAAACAGGGAACCCAAACTGCCG AACAACTGGCCGAAGTGGTCCTCATAACGACCTCTTTTGGGGGCATAAAGCAGAAGTTTTTTAGCTCTAAGCGAGCTCAGCACTTGCTAGACTGTAAGGGCCTGGTCTACTACCATATAGACGCCAACAAGGACATTTCCAAAGCCACTG ATTTCAAGGACATTGAGCTCTTGGACTCGTGGAAAGCCCAGAGTATCCTCAAGTTCTCCAAAAATGGCGAAGTCG TCCATCTGCCTCAAGTAATCATAGACGGAATTCCAATCGGCGACGAAAAGGTTCTGCAGGACCTGGAAGATGACGGGGACTTGG ACTACATGATCGCCAGGCTGCTCTGTCCATCGTGTTTGTCCGACAAGACAGCGGATCTCGTCCAATGCGACAAGTGTAAAGTAGAATATCGGAACATTGTTCCCCCGGAATACGTTGGCTCCATACGGAAGCTCTGCCAGGGTGTCGCCTGCGAGTAG